The Punica granatum isolate Tunisia-2019 chromosome 4, ASM765513v2, whole genome shotgun sequence genome has a window encoding:
- the LOC116206195 gene encoding pre-mRNA cleavage factor Im 25 kDa subunit 2-like: MVAASSSSANVYPLSSYSFGSKEPKMEKDTSVADRLARMKVNYMKEGMRTSVEAILLVQEHNHPHILLLQIGNTFCKLPGGRLKPGENEIEGLKRKLTSKLGANNPGVVPDWQIGECVAVWWRPNFETIMYPYCPPHITKPKECKKLFLVHLSEREYFAVPKNVKLLAVPLFELYDNVQRYGPVISTIPQQLSRYQFNMITQ; encoded by the exons ATGGTGGCGGCGTCGTCGTCGTCGGCGAATGTCTACCCGCTCTCGAGCTACTCGTTCGGCAGCAAAGAGCCGAAGATGGAGAAGGACACCTCCGTCGCCGACCGCCTCGCCCGCATGAAAGTCAA CTATATGAAGGAGGGCATGAGGACAAGTGTCGAGGCAATTTTGTTG GTTCAGGAGCATAATCACCCCCACATACTTCTTTTACAAATTGGGAACACCTTCTGCAAACTTCCTGGCGGGCGTCTAAAACCTGGAGAGAATG AAATTGAGggcttgaaaagaaaattgacaAGCAAACTTGGTGCTAATAATCCTGGTGTTGTTCCAGACTGGCAG ATAGGTGAGTGTGTTGCTGTCTGGTGGAGACCAAATTTTGAGACCATAATGTATCCATATTGCCCTCCACATATAACGAAACCAAAG GAATGTAAAAAGCTCTTCCTTGTTCACTTGTCTGAGAGGGAATACTTTGCAGTACCCAAGAACGTGAAACTTCTTGCCGTTCCATTATTTGAACTCTATGATAATGTCCAG AGGTACGGGCCCGTCATATCCACCATCCCGCAGCAGCTCTCGAGATATCAGTTCAATATGATCACCCAATGA